From Streptomyces sp. NBC_01460, a single genomic window includes:
- a CDS encoding TetR family transcriptional regulator → MTSTEGPAQPAVRTRDAARTKDEILTVATREFARIGYAGARVDEIASLTRTTKRMIYYYFGGKEQLFTAVLERAYSRIREAEQLLDVEHLDPVAAVRRLAEVTFDHHEEHPDFIRLVSIENIHEAEHIAASAELSRIGSPAIEVLGRILDTGRASGLFTADVDAVDLHAMISSFCFFRIANRHTFGALFGRDLVESGRREHYRTMLGDMIIAYLTADRAA, encoded by the coding sequence ATGACCAGCACCGAAGGACCCGCCCAGCCCGCCGTGCGGACCCGCGACGCGGCGCGCACCAAGGACGAGATCCTCACCGTGGCGACGCGCGAGTTCGCCCGCATCGGCTACGCGGGCGCGCGGGTCGACGAGATCGCCTCCCTCACCCGCACCACGAAGCGGATGATCTATTACTACTTCGGCGGCAAGGAGCAGCTGTTCACCGCGGTCCTGGAGCGGGCGTACAGCCGGATCCGGGAGGCCGAACAGCTGCTGGACGTCGAGCACCTCGACCCCGTGGCGGCGGTCCGCCGGCTGGCCGAGGTGACCTTCGACCATCACGAGGAACACCCGGACTTCATCCGCCTGGTCAGCATCGAGAACATCCACGAGGCCGAACACATCGCCGCATCGGCCGAGTTGAGCCGCATCGGCTCACCGGCGATCGAGGTGCTGGGGCGCATCCTCGACACCGGTCGCGCGTCCGGGCTGTTCACGGCGGACGTGGACGCCGTGGACCTGCACGCGATGATCAGCTCCTTCTGCTTCTTCCGCATCGCGAACAGACACACCTTCGGCGCGCTCTTCGGCCGCGACCTGGTGGAGAGCGGCCGGCGCGAGCACTACCGGACCATGCTGGGCGACATGATCATCGCCTACCTCACGGCCGACCGGGCGGCCTAG